A single region of the Duganella sp. BuS-21 genome encodes:
- a CDS encoding acyl-CoA thioesterase encodes MPELRMMPAPSDANVYGDVFGGWIMAQVDIAGSLPATRRANGRVATIAVNSFVFKNPVFVGDLLSFYADIVKVGNTSITVQVEVYAERNRLQADTVKVTEATLTYVATDSDRKPRKVPSIETLIQS; translated from the coding sequence ATGCCGGAACTGCGCATGATGCCAGCGCCTTCCGACGCCAATGTGTACGGCGACGTCTTCGGCGGCTGGATCATGGCGCAGGTCGACATCGCCGGTTCGCTGCCGGCCACGCGCCGCGCCAATGGCCGGGTAGCCACCATCGCGGTCAACTCCTTCGTGTTCAAGAATCCGGTATTCGTAGGCGACCTGCTGTCGTTCTATGCTGATATTGTCAAGGTTGGCAATACGTCCATCACCGTGCAGGTCGAGGTGTACGCGGAGCGCAACCGCCTGCAGGCCGACACCGTGAAAGTGACGGAAGCAACGCTGACCTACGTCGCCACCGATTCCGACCGCAAGCCGCGCAAGGTGCCGTCGATCGAAACCTTGATCCAGTCCTGA
- a CDS encoding alkaline phosphatase D family protein, producing MDLDRRIFLATTGRLTTLGAAAALTSASTAALAQNRVAAREGGNAYPFSLGVASGSPLPDAVIIWTRILFDPLNAAAMPALAFSVRWEMAEDEQFRRIVAKGTASAAPELAHSVHVDVTGLQAERWYCYRFMLGDAVSPIGRTRTAPAAAVMPKALKLAVASCQHWEFGSYAAHRHIAAAAPDLVAFLGDYIYEWGPYQLQHPKTAVRVSESFRLADYRARYAQYKTDRDLQAAHQAAPWIVTWDDHEVANDYGNERDERLDPRFLQRRAAAYQAFYEHMPLRAAPAGRDFAHLRIYQRYDWGRLARFHVLDDRQYRANLACPPAGRGGSSSVLKRACPTLMEAGRSMLGQQQEQWLAQGLSSSTARWNILAQQTLMAQNSQVPINKEGDGRFWTDGWDGYPLARQRLLDTLHASRAANPLVLSGDVHSFFACELTRNPARPRAAGNPVLATEFCGTSVTSPSRPQARTEQYVSMNHGIKYGRSDKRGYMLLTITPDTASVDFLALDNVHDNASAIERAARFVVRNGRPGPDRA from the coding sequence ATGGACCTGGACCGCCGCATCTTCCTCGCCACCACCGGCCGCCTGACCACACTCGGCGCGGCCGCCGCGCTGACCAGCGCCAGCACCGCAGCCCTTGCGCAGAACCGCGTCGCCGCGCGCGAAGGCGGCAACGCTTATCCTTTCAGCCTGGGCGTCGCCAGCGGCTCGCCGCTGCCGGACGCCGTCATCATCTGGACCCGTATCCTGTTCGACCCGCTCAACGCCGCTGCCATGCCGGCGCTGGCCTTCAGCGTGCGCTGGGAAATGGCGGAGGACGAACAGTTCCGCCGCATCGTCGCCAAGGGCACGGCCAGCGCCGCGCCCGAGCTGGCGCACAGCGTACACGTCGACGTCACCGGCTTGCAGGCGGAGCGCTGGTACTGCTACCGCTTCATGCTGGGCGACGCCGTCAGCCCGATCGGCCGCACGCGCACCGCGCCGGCCGCCGCAGTCATGCCCAAAGCGCTGAAGCTGGCCGTCGCCTCCTGTCAGCATTGGGAATTCGGCAGCTACGCCGCGCACCGCCACATCGCCGCCGCAGCGCCCGACCTGGTGGCCTTCCTGGGCGATTACATCTACGAGTGGGGGCCATACCAGCTGCAACACCCGAAAACGGCTGTACGGGTCTCTGAGAGCTTCAGGCTGGCCGACTACCGCGCCCGCTACGCCCAGTACAAAACCGACCGCGACCTGCAGGCCGCGCACCAGGCCGCGCCGTGGATCGTCACCTGGGACGACCACGAAGTCGCCAACGACTACGGCAACGAACGCGACGAGCGCCTCGATCCGCGCTTCCTGCAGCGCCGGGCCGCCGCCTACCAGGCCTTCTACGAGCACATGCCGCTGCGGGCGGCACCGGCCGGCCGCGACTTCGCCCACCTGCGCATCTACCAGCGCTACGACTGGGGCCGGCTGGCGCGCTTCCACGTGCTGGACGACCGCCAGTACCGCGCCAACCTGGCCTGCCCGCCGGCGGGACGCGGCGGCTCCAGCTCGGTCCTCAAGCGCGCCTGCCCGACGCTGATGGAAGCCGGCCGCAGCATGCTCGGCCAGCAGCAGGAACAATGGCTGGCGCAGGGGCTGAGCAGCTCGACCGCGCGCTGGAACATCCTGGCCCAGCAAACACTGATGGCGCAGAACAGCCAAGTGCCGATCAACAAGGAAGGCGACGGCCGCTTCTGGACCGATGGCTGGGATGGCTACCCGCTGGCGCGCCAGCGCCTGCTTGACACCCTGCACGCCAGCCGCGCCGCCAATCCGCTGGTGCTCTCCGGCGACGTGCACAGCTTCTTTGCCTGCGAACTGACACGCAACCCGGCGCGTCCCCGTGCGGCGGGCAACCCGGTGCTGGCGACCGAATTCTGCGGCACCTCGGTCACCTCGCCGTCGCGCCCGCAAGCACGTACCGAGCAGTACGTATCGATGAATCACGGCATCAAATATGGCCGCAGCGACAAGCGTGGTTACATGCTGCTGACCATCACGCCGGACACGGCGAGCGTCGATTTTCTTGCCCTGGACAATGTCCACGACAACGCCAGCGCCATCGAGCGCGCGGCCCGCTTCGTGGTGCGCAACGGCCGGCCGGGCCCGGATCGCGCTTGA
- a CDS encoding long-chain fatty acid--CoA ligase, with product MDKIWLKSYPEGVPAEIDNTQYRSVTHLLEEAFRKYADRKAFVCMDKSMTYGELDQLSQKMGAWLQGKGLKPGARVALMMPNVLQYPVAMAAVLRAGYTVVNVNPLYTPRELQHQLVDSGAEAIVVLENFATTVQQVLAQTPVKHVIVASMGDLLGGLKGMIVNLVVRKVKKMVPAYSLPGAVTFKQVLSEGNGMTLQPAKLGHDDIAFLQYTGGTTGVSKGAILLHRNVISNVLQNEAWLQMKGEGEQMVFVAALPLYHIYSLTISALMSMRTGGLSLLIPNPRDIPGFVKELAKYKVTVLPAVNTLYNALLNNAEFAKLDFASYKLCNGGGMAVQKSVAERWLKLTGTPIIEGYGLSETSPVATVNRLDIKEFTGTIGLPIPSTEVAILDDDGNPLPIGSTGEIAIRGPQVMAGYWNRPDETAKSMTADGFFKTGDVGIMDQQGYTRIVDRKKDMIIVSGFNVYPNEVEGVVAAHPGVLEVACIGVPDKNSGEAVKLFVVRKDPNLTAEQLLDFCKHELTAYKKPKYIEFRDELPKTNVGKILRRQLRDEKAAA from the coding sequence ATGGATAAGATCTGGCTCAAGTCGTACCCCGAAGGCGTCCCTGCGGAGATTGATAACACCCAATACCGTTCGGTCACGCATTTGCTGGAAGAGGCTTTCCGCAAATACGCCGACCGCAAGGCCTTCGTGTGCATGGACAAGTCCATGACCTACGGCGAGCTGGATCAACTGTCGCAAAAGATGGGGGCCTGGTTGCAGGGCAAAGGCCTGAAGCCGGGCGCGCGCGTCGCCCTCATGATGCCGAACGTGCTGCAGTATCCGGTGGCCATGGCCGCCGTGCTGCGCGCCGGCTACACGGTGGTCAACGTCAATCCGCTGTACACCCCGCGTGAACTGCAGCACCAACTGGTGGACTCGGGTGCCGAAGCCATCGTGGTGCTGGAAAACTTCGCCACCACGGTGCAGCAGGTGCTGGCGCAGACGCCGGTCAAGCATGTGATCGTCGCTTCGATGGGCGACCTGCTGGGCGGCCTGAAAGGCATGATCGTCAACCTGGTGGTGCGCAAGGTCAAGAAGATGGTGCCGGCGTATTCGCTGCCGGGCGCAGTGACGTTCAAGCAAGTGCTGTCCGAGGGCAACGGCATGACCTTGCAGCCGGCCAAGCTGGGCCATGACGATATCGCCTTTCTGCAATACACGGGCGGCACCACCGGCGTTTCGAAAGGCGCCATCCTGCTGCACCGTAACGTCATCTCCAACGTGCTGCAGAATGAAGCCTGGCTGCAGATGAAGGGTGAGGGCGAGCAGATGGTGTTTGTCGCCGCGCTGCCGCTGTACCACATCTACTCGCTGACCATCAGCGCGCTGATGAGCATGCGCACCGGCGGCCTGAGCCTGCTGATTCCGAACCCGCGCGACATTCCCGGCTTCGTCAAGGAGCTGGCCAAGTACAAGGTTACCGTGCTGCCGGCGGTGAACACGCTGTACAACGCGCTGCTCAACAATGCCGAATTCGCCAAGCTGGACTTCGCGTCCTACAAGTTGTGCAACGGCGGCGGCATGGCGGTGCAGAAGAGCGTGGCCGAGCGTTGGCTGAAGCTGACCGGCACGCCGATCATCGAAGGCTACGGCCTGTCCGAGACGTCGCCGGTGGCCACCGTGAACCGTCTGGACATCAAGGAATTCACCGGCACCATCGGCCTGCCGATTCCATCGACCGAAGTGGCGATCCTGGACGACGACGGCAACCCATTGCCGATCGGCTCGACCGGCGAGATCGCGATTCGCGGCCCGCAGGTGATGGCCGGTTACTGGAACCGGCCGGACGAAACCGCCAAGTCGATGACGGCCGACGGCTTCTTCAAGACCGGTGACGTCGGCATCATGGACCAGCAGGGTTATACCCGTATCGTCGACCGCAAGAAGGACATGATCATCGTGTCCGGCTTCAACGTCTATCCGAACGAAGTGGAGGGCGTGGTGGCGGCGCATCCGGGCGTGCTGGAAGTGGCGTGCATCGGCGTGCCGGACAAGAACTCCGGCGAAGCGGTGAAGCTGTTCGTGGTGCGCAAGGATCCGAACCTGACCGCCGAGCAGCTGCTGGACTTCTGCAAGCATGAGCTGACCGCGTACAAGAAGCCGAAGTACATCGAATTCCGCGACGAACTGCCGAAGACCAACGTCGGCAAAATCCTGCGCCGCCAACTGCGCGACGAAAAAGCCGCCGCCTAA
- a CDS encoding long-chain-fatty-acid--CoA ligase: MEKIWLKSYPPGMPTEVDTTQYRSLVQLMEESFQKYAARNAYVCMDKFLTYAEVDAYSKRLGAWLQSRGLKPGARVAIMMPNVLQYPIAIAAILRAGYTVVNVNPLYTPRELEHQLNDSGSEAIIILENFATTLEQVLGKTQIKHIVVASMGEMLGGLKGMLVNFVVRSVKKMVPAFSLPNAVRFKDALSQGGGMKLTPVELKDSDPAFLQYTGGTTGVSKGATLSHKNIVANLLQTELWSKPALGASTEQVTIVCALPLYHIFALTACAMWGTRVGALNILIPNPRDIGGFIKELAKYKFNMLPAVNTLYNALLNHAEFAHLDFSALKICNGGGMAVQQAVNDRWLKVTGVSIIEGYGLSETSPVATCNRADNKEFTGTIGLPVPSTDIAILDDDGNEVALGLPGEIAIRGPQVMAGYWNRPDETAKVMTPDGFFKSGDVGVMDANGFVKIVDRKKDMILVSGFNVYPNELEGVIAAHPGVLECAAIGVPDEHSGEAVKVFVVRKDPNLTQEALMAYCKEQFTGYKKPKYIEFREELPKTNVGKILRRMLRDEPTGDKKKAA; the protein is encoded by the coding sequence ATGGAAAAAATCTGGTTGAAATCATACCCACCGGGTATGCCGACCGAGGTCGATACGACGCAGTACCGCTCGCTGGTTCAATTGATGGAAGAATCGTTCCAGAAGTACGCGGCCCGCAATGCGTATGTTTGCATGGACAAATTCCTCACCTATGCCGAAGTGGACGCCTATTCCAAGCGTCTCGGCGCCTGGCTGCAAAGCCGTGGGCTGAAGCCTGGCGCGCGGGTGGCGATCATGATGCCGAACGTATTGCAGTATCCGATCGCGATCGCAGCCATCCTGCGCGCCGGCTACACGGTGGTCAACGTCAATCCGCTGTACACCCCGCGCGAGCTGGAACACCAGCTGAATGATTCGGGCAGCGAGGCGATCATCATCCTGGAAAACTTCGCCACCACCCTGGAGCAGGTGCTGGGCAAGACCCAGATCAAGCATATCGTGGTAGCCAGCATGGGCGAGATGCTCGGCGGCCTGAAGGGCATGCTGGTGAATTTCGTGGTGCGCAGCGTGAAGAAGATGGTGCCGGCGTTCTCGCTGCCCAACGCGGTGCGCTTCAAGGATGCGCTATCGCAGGGCGGCGGCATGAAGCTGACGCCGGTCGAATTGAAGGACAGCGATCCGGCCTTCCTGCAGTACACGGGCGGCACCACCGGCGTCTCGAAAGGTGCGACGCTGAGCCACAAGAACATCGTGGCCAACCTGCTGCAGACGGAACTGTGGTCCAAGCCTGCGCTGGGTGCGTCGACCGAGCAGGTGACGATTGTCTGCGCGCTGCCGCTGTACCATATCTTCGCGCTGACGGCCTGCGCGATGTGGGGCACGCGCGTCGGTGCGCTGAACATCCTGATCCCGAATCCGCGCGACATCGGCGGCTTTATCAAGGAACTGGCGAAGTACAAGTTCAATATGCTGCCGGCGGTGAATACCTTGTACAACGCGCTGCTGAATCACGCGGAGTTTGCGCATCTGGACTTCTCGGCCCTGAAGATTTGTAATGGCGGCGGCATGGCGGTGCAGCAGGCCGTCAACGACCGTTGGCTGAAGGTGACGGGCGTGTCCATCATCGAGGGTTACGGCTTGTCCGAGACTTCGCCGGTGGCCACCTGCAACCGCGCCGATAACAAGGAATTTACCGGCACCATCGGCCTGCCGGTGCCGTCGACCGATATCGCCATCCTGGATGACGACGGCAACGAGGTGGCGCTGGGCCTGCCGGGCGAGATCGCGATTCGCGGTCCGCAGGTGATGGCCGGCTACTGGAACCGCCCGGACGAAACGGCCAAGGTCATGACGCCCGACGGCTTCTTCAAGTCGGGCGACGTCGGCGTGATGGATGCCAACGGCTTCGTCAAGATCGTCGACCGCAAGAAGGACATGATCCTGGTGTCGGGCTTCAACGTTTATCCGAACGAACTGGAAGGCGTGATCGCCGCGCATCCGGGCGTGCTGGAATGCGCGGCCATCGGCGTGCCGGACGAGCACTCGGGCGAGGCGGTCAAGGTGTTCGTGGTGCGCAAGGACCCGAACCTGACGCAGGAAGCCCTGATGGCTTACTGCAAGGAACAATTTACCGGCTATAAAAAGCCGAAATATATTGAGTTCCGCGAGGAACTACCAAAAACCAATGTCGGAAAAATTCTGCGCCGCATGCTGCGCGACGAACCTACCGGCGATAAGAAAAAGGCAGCATAA
- a CDS encoding aminopeptidase gives MLRARYWLVPACAVAMLAGCAQFKYYMQAAQGQYALWSDARPIDDWLGDPSTDPQLKARLEKAMLIRKFAVKELGLPDNASYKNYAALSRPFVLWNVVATPELSLRPIQWCFPIAGCVSYRGYYSKEDAVAYAEELKQERNDVQVGGVPAYSTLGWFSDPLLSTFINYSDAELARMVFHELAHQVAYVQGDTQFNEGFATAVEEAGVARWLELYGTDPMREAYTRYNARRQDFLALLVRHRTMLADLYAGKTSTRHKRAEKARIFAHLKSDYAKLKESWGGYAGYDRWFAEPLTNAHLSAVGTYHDYLPAFRALLKQERTFVRFYGAVQKIATLDLVQRRQQLDVLGRPPMLNAETAKGALPSAEGTH, from the coding sequence ATGCTCCGCGCCAGATACTGGCTGGTGCCGGCATGCGCCGTTGCGATGCTGGCCGGCTGCGCGCAATTCAAGTACTACATGCAGGCCGCGCAAGGCCAGTATGCGCTGTGGTCGGACGCCCGTCCGATCGACGACTGGCTCGGTGACCCGAGCACCGATCCCCAGCTCAAGGCCCGCCTGGAAAAGGCCATGTTGATCCGCAAGTTCGCGGTCAAGGAGCTGGGCCTGCCGGACAACGCCAGCTATAAAAACTATGCCGCCCTGTCGCGCCCCTTTGTGCTGTGGAATGTGGTGGCCACGCCGGAGCTGTCGTTGCGCCCGATCCAGTGGTGCTTCCCGATCGCCGGTTGCGTCAGCTATCGCGGCTACTACAGCAAGGAAGACGCCGTGGCCTACGCCGAGGAGCTGAAGCAGGAGCGCAACGACGTGCAGGTGGGCGGCGTGCCGGCGTATTCCACGCTGGGCTGGTTCAGCGATCCGCTGCTGTCGACCTTCATCAATTATTCCGACGCCGAGCTGGCGCGCATGGTGTTCCACGAACTGGCGCACCAGGTGGCGTATGTGCAGGGCGATACCCAGTTCAACGAAGGCTTCGCCACGGCGGTCGAGGAGGCCGGCGTGGCGCGCTGGCTGGAGCTGTACGGCACCGATCCGATGCGCGAAGCGTACACGCGTTACAACGCTCGCCGGCAGGATTTCCTGGCCCTCCTGGTGCGGCACCGCACGATGCTGGCCGACCTGTACGCCGGCAAAACCAGCACCCGCCACAAGCGCGCCGAGAAAGCGCGCATCTTCGCCCACCTCAAATCCGACTACGCCAAGCTGAAGGAAAGCTGGGGCGGTTATGCCGGATACGACCGCTGGTTTGCCGAGCCCTTGACCAACGCTCACCTCAGCGCTGTGGGAACTTACCACGATTATTTGCCGGCCTTCCGCGCCTTGCTCAAGCAAGAGCGAACGTTCGTGCGTTTTTATGGTGCAGTGCAAAAAATAGCTACTCTTGATCTAGTTCAACGCCGACAGCAGTTGGATGTCTTGGGCCGCCCTCCGATGCTCAATGCGGAAACCGCCAAGGGAGCGCTCCCATCCGCCGAAGGCACGCATTGA
- a CDS encoding molybdopterin oxidoreductase family protein yields MTSTQVRAVCPLDCPDTCALLVTVEDGVATAVKGDPDHPTTAGVLCTKVSRYTERTYHEDRLLHPLRRVGKKGEGKFERISWEEALATIAAKLKPIAARAPEAIVPYSYCGTMGLIQGESMSSRFFNKLGASLLDRTICATAGFTGYTYTIGATIGTDMEQFQNAKLLIIWGGNPIASNLHFWMRAQEAKRNGAKLIAIDPYRSLTAEKCHQHIALLPGTDAALALGLMHILIKEDLLDHDYIANYTLGFAELKQRAAEWTPERTAATCGITVDEVVELARLYGGMAKAGEPVAIRTNYGVQRVRGGGMAVRNIACLPALVGAWRHAAGGVQLSSSGSFPTNKPWLQRTDLLKKEPRTINMTTIGDDLLRPASPAFGPAVEALIVYNSNPVAIAPDSDKVMRGFMREDLFTVVLEHFQTDTADYADIVLPATTQLEHIDAHTSYGHLYMMANNAAVAPMGEAKANTEIFRLLAAAMGFEDDCFKDSDDQLAAQAFHAQDARAIGFDWDALKQKGWQRLNMPDAPFAQGGFPTPSGKCEFYSARMAADGLDPLPSYLPPYESVASNPDLAARYPLAMISPPARNFLNSTFVNVKSLRSAEGEPHLDIHPNDSAARGIADGDMVRIFNDRGSFVAKARVTDKARAGLVVGLSVWWKKLATDGKNANQVTSQQLTDMGRAPTFYDTLVQVERVAV; encoded by the coding sequence ATGACAAGCACACAAGTCCGCGCGGTCTGCCCGCTCGATTGCCCCGATACCTGCGCCCTGCTGGTGACGGTGGAAGATGGCGTGGCCACTGCCGTCAAGGGCGACCCCGACCATCCGACCACCGCCGGCGTGCTATGCACCAAGGTCTCCCGCTATACCGAGCGCACCTATCACGAGGATCGCCTGCTGCACCCGCTGCGCCGCGTCGGCAAAAAGGGCGAGGGCAAATTTGAGCGCATCAGCTGGGAGGAGGCGCTGGCCACCATCGCAGCAAAGCTCAAACCAATAGCTGCGCGCGCGCCGGAAGCCATTGTGCCTTACAGCTATTGCGGCACCATGGGGCTGATTCAGGGCGAGTCGATGTCGTCGCGCTTCTTCAACAAGCTCGGCGCCTCGCTGCTGGACCGCACCATTTGTGCCACCGCCGGGTTTACCGGCTACACCTACACCATCGGCGCCACCATCGGCACCGACATGGAGCAGTTCCAGAACGCCAAGTTGCTGATCATCTGGGGCGGCAATCCGATCGCCTCCAACCTGCATTTCTGGATGCGCGCGCAGGAGGCCAAGCGCAACGGCGCGAAGCTGATCGCCATCGATCCCTATCGCTCGCTGACGGCGGAGAAGTGCCATCAACACATCGCCCTGCTGCCCGGCACCGATGCCGCACTGGCGCTGGGCCTGATGCACATCCTGATCAAGGAAGACCTGCTCGATCATGACTACATCGCCAACTACACGCTGGGCTTCGCCGAACTGAAACAGCGCGCGGCCGAATGGACGCCCGAACGCACCGCCGCAACCTGCGGCATCACCGTCGATGAGGTGGTGGAACTGGCGCGCCTGTACGGCGGCATGGCCAAGGCCGGCGAGCCGGTGGCGATCCGCACCAACTACGGCGTGCAGCGCGTGCGCGGCGGTGGCATGGCGGTGCGGAATATCGCCTGCCTGCCGGCCCTGGTGGGCGCCTGGCGCCACGCGGCCGGCGGCGTGCAGCTGTCCTCCAGCGGCTCCTTCCCGACCAACAAGCCGTGGCTGCAGCGCACCGACCTGCTCAAGAAGGAACCGCGCACCATCAACATGACCACCATCGGCGACGACCTGCTGCGGCCTGCGTCGCCGGCATTCGGGCCGGCGGTGGAGGCGCTGATCGTCTACAACTCCAACCCGGTGGCGATCGCGCCCGATTCGGACAAGGTGATGCGCGGTTTCATGCGCGAGGACTTGTTCACCGTGGTGCTGGAACACTTCCAGACCGACACCGCCGATTATGCCGACATCGTGCTGCCGGCCACCACGCAGCTGGAGCACATCGACGCCCACACCTCCTACGGCCACTTGTACATGATGGCGAACAACGCCGCCGTCGCGCCCATGGGCGAAGCCAAGGCCAACACCGAGATCTTCCGCCTGCTGGCCGCCGCCATGGGCTTCGAGGACGACTGCTTCAAGGACAGCGACGACCAGCTGGCGGCGCAGGCCTTCCACGCACAGGACGCGCGCGCCATCGGCTTCGACTGGGATGCCTTGAAGCAGAAGGGCTGGCAGCGCCTGAACATGCCGGATGCGCCGTTCGCGCAAGGCGGCTTCCCGACGCCGTCCGGCAAGTGCGAATTCTATTCCGCGCGCATGGCGGCCGACGGCCTCGATCCGCTGCCGTCGTACCTGCCGCCGTATGAATCGGTGGCCAGCAATCCCGATCTGGCGGCGCGCTATCCGCTGGCGATGATCTCGCCGCCGGCGCGCAACTTCCTCAACTCCACCTTCGTCAACGTCAAGAGCCTGCGGTCGGCCGAGGGCGAGCCGCACCTGGACATCCATCCGAACGACAGCGCCGCGCGCGGCATCGCCGACGGCGACATGGTGCGCATCTTCAACGACCGCGGCTCCTTTGTGGCCAAGGCGCGCGTGACCGACAAGGCGCGCGCGGGCCTGGTTGTCGGTTTGTCAGTGTGGTGGAAAAAGCTCGCCACGGATGGCAAGAACGCCAATCAGGTGACCAGCCAACAGCTGACGGATATGGGCCGCGCGCCGACTTTTTACGATACACTGGTACAGGTCGAGAGAGTCGCCGTTTGA
- a CDS encoding M20 family metallopeptidase has protein sequence MKLVDPIIAFQSELQQIRRDLHAHPELCYEEQRTADVVAAKLTEWGIPVIRGLGLTGVVGIIRNGDSGRSIGLRADMDALPMQEVNTFPHASVHPGKMHACGHDGHTAMLLGAAKHLAEHRDFDGTVYLVFQPAEEGGAGAKRMIEDGLFEQCPMDAIYGMHNWPGIPFGHMSVTEGPLMASSNEFYLTVKGKGGHAAQPHKCIDPVMIGVQIAQSWQTIISRRTSPLDTAVLSLTQFHAGTATNVIPDEAKLAGTVRTLSWQVLDMIEKQMEEVALNTAAAFGAEAEFKFRRNYPPLVNHPESTRFAVEVMKAVVGADKVDAKVEPSMAAEDFAYFLQAKPGCYIFIGNGEGEHREGGHGLGPCVLHNGSYDFNDQLLPVGASFWVKLVEASLPLA, from the coding sequence ATGAAACTGGTAGATCCCATCATTGCATTTCAATCCGAACTGCAGCAGATCCGGCGCGACCTGCACGCCCATCCCGAACTCTGCTATGAAGAACAGCGCACCGCCGACGTGGTGGCCGCCAAGCTGACCGAATGGGGCATCCCCGTCATTCGCGGCCTGGGCCTGACCGGCGTGGTCGGCATCATCCGCAACGGCGACTCGGGGCGCTCGATCGGCCTGCGCGCCGACATGGACGCCCTGCCCATGCAGGAAGTCAACACCTTCCCGCACGCCTCGGTCCATCCCGGCAAGATGCACGCCTGCGGCCACGACGGCCACACCGCCATGCTGCTGGGCGCGGCCAAGCACCTGGCTGAGCACCGCGATTTCGACGGCACTGTTTATCTCGTTTTCCAGCCGGCCGAAGAAGGCGGCGCCGGCGCCAAGCGCATGATCGAGGACGGCCTGTTCGAGCAATGCCCGATGGACGCCATCTACGGCATGCACAACTGGCCCGGCATCCCGTTCGGCCACATGAGCGTGACCGAAGGCCCGCTGATGGCCTCCAGCAACGAGTTCTACCTCACCGTCAAAGGCAAGGGCGGCCACGCGGCCCAGCCGCACAAATGCATCGACCCGGTCATGATCGGCGTGCAGATCGCGCAAAGCTGGCAAACCATCATCAGCCGACGCACCAGCCCGCTCGACACGGCCGTGCTGTCGCTGACGCAGTTCCACGCCGGCACCGCCACCAACGTCATCCCGGACGAGGCCAAGCTGGCCGGCACGGTGCGCACACTGTCGTGGCAGGTGCTGGACATGATAGAAAAACAAATGGAGGAAGTGGCGCTCAACACGGCCGCCGCCTTCGGCGCGGAAGCCGAATTCAAGTTCCGCCGCAACTACCCGCCACTGGTCAACCATCCGGAATCGACCCGCTTTGCGGTCGAGGTCATGAAGGCCGTGGTCGGCGCCGACAAGGTGGACGCCAAGGTCGAACCATCGATGGCGGCGGAAGACTTCGCTTACTTCCTGCAGGCCAAGCCGGGCTGCTACATCTTCATCGGCAACGGCGAGGGCGAGCACCGCGAAGGCGGGCACGGCCTCGGTCCCTGCGTGCTGCACAACGGCAGCTACGACTTCAACGACCAGCTGCTGCCGGTCGGCGCCAGCTTCTGGGTCAAGCTGGTGGAAGCGAGCTTGCCGTTAGCCTAA
- a CDS encoding NAD(P)-dependent oxidoreductase gives MVRRLLGAGHQVTTWNRTHAKAQALAGAGAQAVEDLGQAVRGARIVISMLEAGPTVTQVLQAALPALAPDALWIDMSSTQQAEAQAFHAALTGAGRRFIDAPVSGGVGGAAAGTLAIMAGGSAEDFAEAEPVLAAMGRATLVGPAGSGQVAKLCNQLIVGATINIVAEAMLLAQAAGADPAAMRAAIRGGFAESKILEVHGQRMLERNFIAGGKVSTQLKDQRNILAAAEAAGVVLPLTELVTARYMTLSRTIPQADHSAALLGLEQLNPGQRVGDAPDQLG, from the coding sequence ATGGTGCGGCGTCTGCTCGGGGCCGGCCATCAAGTCACTACATGGAACCGCACGCACGCCAAGGCGCAGGCGCTGGCCGGGGCCGGTGCGCAGGCCGTAGAAGACCTGGGCCAGGCGGTGCGCGGCGCCCGGATCGTGATTTCCATGCTTGAAGCCGGCCCCACGGTGACGCAGGTGTTGCAGGCGGCGCTGCCGGCGCTGGCGCCCGACGCCTTGTGGATCGATATGAGTTCCACCCAGCAGGCCGAGGCGCAGGCTTTCCATGCCGCGCTGACGGGGGCAGGGCGACGCTTTATCGATGCCCCGGTGTCCGGCGGCGTGGGCGGCGCGGCGGCGGGCACGCTGGCCATCATGGCCGGCGGCAGTGCCGAGGATTTTGCCGAGGCCGAACCGGTGCTGGCCGCCATGGGCCGCGCCACCCTGGTCGGGCCTGCCGGCAGCGGACAGGTGGCCAAGCTGTGCAATCAACTGATCGTTGGTGCAACCATCAATATTGTTGCGGAAGCCATGTTGCTGGCGCAGGCGGCCGGCGCCGATCCGGCGGCCATGCGCGCGGCCATACGCGGCGGCTTCGCCGAGTCGAAAATCCTGGAGGTGCACGGCCAGCGCATGCTGGAGCGTAATTTTATCGCCGGCGGCAAGGTCAGCACGCAGCTCAAGGACCAGCGCAACATCCTGGCGGCGGCGGAAGCGGCCGGCGTGGTGCTGCCGCTGACGGAGCTGGTGACGGCGCGCTATATGACGCTGTCCAGAACCATCCCGCAGGCCGACCACTCTGCGGCCTTGCTCGGCCTTGAACAGCTGAATCCGGGGCAACGCGTGGGCGACGCCCCCGACCAGTTAGGCTAA